The proteins below are encoded in one region of Reichenbachiella sp. 5M10:
- a CDS encoding glycoside hydrolase family 71/99-like protein yields MKQIYLIAFVLLWGVSCDDEGNGDGGLVLPPGGVEELAPKGVSKTNDMPVYMHYMPWFEAPGPYADTWGIHWKMSQSNPEIIDNQGQRQIASHYYPMIGPYDSRDPDVINYHLLLMKYAGVDGVLINWYGEKGTNGDIGSLLESSNAIVDRMEQTGMEFGVVLEDRFAGSKEDTKANMAYLNTNYYGHKQYIHIDNRPLTLLFGPITFNTPTTWEEILNASSADELFLPLWHTIGKVGKDNAAGEYAWVYADGVSGLSSFYNDTKDIGMRVGGAYPGFKDYYEEGGWDPIGWELEVSTQTLQSTLDLADNHSSELDFLQLITWNDFGEGTMIEPTVEFGFKFLVEIQNYTGVSYDEAELQLVYDWYLLTQNDQYANDKEAQDDIKQAFYYLVALEVDKATEIISNYK; encoded by the coding sequence ATGAAGCAAATATATCTAATAGCATTTGTCTTGTTGTGGGGGGTGTCCTGTGACGATGAGGGCAACGGAGACGGTGGCTTGGTCCTGCCTCCTGGAGGAGTAGAGGAGCTTGCTCCCAAAGGCGTCTCCAAGACCAACGATATGCCGGTCTATATGCACTATATGCCGTGGTTCGAAGCACCGGGGCCTTATGCGGACACTTGGGGCATCCATTGGAAAATGTCCCAAAGCAATCCAGAGATCATCGATAATCAAGGCCAACGGCAAATTGCCTCCCATTACTACCCGATGATTGGACCCTATGACTCACGGGACCCTGACGTGATCAATTACCATCTTCTACTCATGAAGTACGCAGGAGTCGACGGGGTGTTGATCAACTGGTATGGAGAGAAAGGGACCAATGGAGACATTGGTAGTTTGCTCGAAAGTTCCAACGCCATCGTCGACCGTATGGAGCAGACAGGGATGGAGTTTGGCGTAGTGCTCGAAGATCGATTTGCTGGCAGCAAGGAAGACACCAAAGCCAACATGGCTTATCTCAACACCAATTATTACGGCCACAAGCAATACATACATATCGATAATCGTCCCCTGACTCTTTTGTTTGGGCCGATTACATTCAATACTCCTACGACATGGGAAGAGATTCTGAATGCCTCGTCCGCAGACGAGTTGTTTTTGCCGCTATGGCATACCATCGGCAAGGTAGGCAAGGACAATGCAGCAGGCGAATATGCCTGGGTCTATGCAGATGGAGTCTCTGGACTGAGCAGCTTCTACAACGACACCAAAGACATCGGGATGAGAGTAGGTGGAGCCTATCCCGGGTTTAAGGATTACTACGAGGAGGGGGGATGGGACCCCATTGGGTGGGAATTGGAGGTGTCGACACAAACCCTCCAGTCGACACTGGATTTGGCGGACAATCACAGCAGCGAGTTGGACTTCTTGCAGCTCATCACCTGGAACGATTTCGGGGAAGGTACCATGATAGAACCTACAGTGGAGTTTGGGTTCAAGTTTTTGGTCGAAATACAAAACTACACGGGTGTGTCCTATGACGAAGCAGAATTACAACTGGTCTATGACTGGTATCTACTTACACAAAATGACCAATACGCCAACGACAAAGAAGCCCAAGACGACATAAAGCAGGCCTTTTATTACCTGGTGGCTCTGGAAGTGGACAAGGCCACAGAAATAATATCGAATTACAAATAA
- a CDS encoding PKD domain-containing protein, whose protein sequence is MNLRRLLGYSSVLFLGLTMMNCSSDDGGSSSDGDDSVTPDPVVASYSYVIEDYTVTFTNESVNADTYAWDFGDGETSTDKDPVHTYAEAGDYSVKMTASNEASEKESVKVVKIEEVGQDPMTLLTGGSSKTWILAPEKNAVSFGNPAGIWYDGLSLDDTAVEMWWGNLADQVEGRSCLFDNEYTFTSDGDYTRETNGAIWKEWKVFDAVSGEGCSADGEELLSRYADDDVSAWRDGDFTFELETWSGADTIFNYTLTTAGMGAYIGHYVSGTNTSDYAVHDGAEYGIVSIAEDRIELISYGWGGDDMDAAAPAVHDPAAGTRWYKVVLVPKP, encoded by the coding sequence ATGAATTTAAGACGATTACTAGGGTACTCAAGTGTATTGTTCTTGGGACTGACGATGATGAACTGTAGCAGCGACGATGGCGGCAGCAGTAGCGATGGAGACGATTCTGTGACTCCAGATCCTGTCGTGGCGAGTTATAGCTATGTGATTGAGGATTATACGGTGACCTTCACCAACGAGTCCGTCAATGCGGATACCTATGCTTGGGATTTTGGTGATGGTGAGACCTCTACAGACAAGGACCCAGTGCATACCTATGCCGAGGCGGGAGACTACTCTGTGAAAATGACTGCTAGCAACGAAGCAAGTGAAAAAGAGTCTGTGAAAGTTGTGAAAATAGAAGAGGTAGGTCAAGATCCTATGACGTTATTGACAGGAGGTAGCAGCAAGACTTGGATTTTGGCACCTGAAAAAAATGCGGTGAGCTTTGGGAATCCCGCGGGTATCTGGTACGATGGCTTGTCCTTGGACGATACGGCTGTAGAGATGTGGTGGGGCAACCTAGCCGATCAGGTAGAGGGGAGATCTTGTCTATTTGACAATGAATATACCTTCACTTCTGATGGCGACTATACAAGAGAGACCAACGGAGCGATTTGGAAAGAGTGGAAAGTTTTCGATGCAGTGAGCGGCGAGGGATGTTCGGCAGATGGCGAAGAGCTCCTCTCTAGGTATGCTGATGACGATGTATCGGCATGGAGAGACGGTGATTTCACTTTCGAATTAGAGACATGGAGTGGAGCAGATACCATTTTCAACTATACGTTGACCACTGCAGGTATGGGAGCATATATCGGGCACTATGTCTCGGGGACCAATACTTCAGACTATGCCGTACATGACGGAGCAGAATATGGTATCGTTTCAATCGCAGAGGATAGAATCGAGCTCATCTCATACGGATGGGGCGGAGATGATATGGATGCAGCAGCACCTGCTGTACATGACCCAGCTGCGGGTACTAGATGGTACAAAGTAGTTCTCGTACCGAAACCCTAA
- a CDS encoding TonB-dependent receptor: MRDKFTIYKLFLAVLLSIVIFNVQAQEKKVSGKVTDPIGEALPGVNILIQGTSTGTVSDFNGNYSLTLAEDQNILVFSSLGFISKTVEVGNQQVINVALAEDVEQLEEIVVVGYGTQEKKDVTGAMSTLGEEDFNKGVVSNPLEMIQGRATGVQITQSSGAPGAAISVKIRGNGSIRSSNDPLYVVDGVPLSGSNVSAGGTGAGDLGGTQAQNPLNFLNPSDIESIDVLKDASATAIYGSRGANGVIMITTKRGAKGAAAISYAGYASVSQVRKKLDILSAEDWRNARIALASETGNISYLDHDYGASTDWQDEIFRTAISQNHGVSISGGNETGNYRASIGYMDQEGVVETSSMKRISARINLNQSLIEDRLKVGVNLTASNVKDRSAPIGDGGGIGGDLIYNALTGNPTWPIKNPDGTYYQFSTTERNPVAMLDLYDDRTKTDRILGNTTADLKIIDGLHFHLNLGADKSTSVRAINFDKELLFMPNGYGEIAYTESVNYLMEDYLQYDKSFGESDFSIMAGYSYQYFETSWHSMVAQGFGTSNILPTDNIGATSSDIPDDVFSGGKINELQSVYGRVNYSYQDKYLVTASLRMDGSSRFGANNRYGYFPSAALGWRISEEAFLQNVSAINNLKLRVGYGETGNQEIPDYIQEQVYAKDGANGGVQLVQVQNKDIQWESTKQINVGLDFGLWDDRIAGTANYFHRSTTNLLYYRPLAAPSIVPYGWQNLDATLINKGFEFSLTVNWLNSSDWSWSTTGNFTMIDNVMEDFESAGILTGQLNGPGLTSVPTQVLEEGYASQTFKLREFEGYDANGISVFKDNGELSYVGNPYSNFDFSISNIIKYKAFDFSFFIDAKQGNLVYNNTANALFNKVALAQAKNITYDELNAPRSLSDGVVASDKYLEDASFVRLSNMTLGWNIPSKNVSWLNSPRVYVTGQNLFVLTDYTGYDPEVNTNKAINGIPSAGIDYTSYPRPRIYLIGFNVNF, translated from the coding sequence ATGAGAGATAAGTTTACAATATATAAACTCTTCTTGGCGGTGCTGTTGTCGATAGTGATCTTCAACGTACAGGCGCAAGAGAAAAAAGTGTCTGGGAAAGTGACCGACCCCATCGGTGAAGCTCTACCAGGTGTCAACATCCTGATCCAAGGTACATCGACAGGTACAGTATCAGATTTCAACGGGAATTATTCGTTGACTTTAGCAGAAGACCAAAACATACTGGTGTTTAGTTCACTTGGGTTCATCTCCAAGACCGTCGAAGTAGGCAATCAACAAGTCATCAACGTGGCGCTAGCCGAAGATGTCGAGCAGCTCGAAGAAATCGTGGTAGTGGGTTATGGTACACAAGAGAAAAAAGATGTGACAGGTGCAATGAGTACACTGGGTGAGGAGGACTTCAACAAAGGAGTCGTGTCCAACCCTTTGGAAATGATCCAAGGTAGAGCGACAGGTGTACAGATCACACAGTCGAGTGGTGCTCCAGGTGCTGCGATATCTGTCAAAATTAGAGGCAACGGTTCGATCCGGAGTAGCAACGACCCCTTGTACGTCGTAGACGGTGTGCCACTCAGTGGTAGCAACGTGTCGGCAGGAGGTACGGGGGCCGGTGACTTAGGAGGGACACAAGCTCAAAATCCATTGAACTTTCTGAATCCAAGCGATATCGAGAGTATCGACGTGCTCAAAGATGCTTCTGCGACAGCTATCTATGGATCGAGAGGGGCTAATGGTGTCATCATGATTACCACCAAGCGTGGGGCCAAAGGAGCAGCGGCGATCAGCTATGCAGGTTATGCCAGTGTCTCCCAAGTAAGAAAAAAACTGGACATTCTCTCTGCCGAAGATTGGAGAAATGCTCGCATTGCTTTGGCATCCGAGACGGGAAACATCAGTTACCTCGATCATGATTATGGTGCCAGCACGGATTGGCAAGATGAGATTTTTCGTACGGCCATCTCTCAAAACCACGGAGTGTCGATCTCGGGAGGCAATGAGACCGGCAACTACAGAGCATCGATCGGGTACATGGATCAAGAAGGGGTCGTAGAAACCTCGTCCATGAAGCGTATCTCAGCGAGGATCAACCTCAACCAATCCCTAATCGAGGATCGACTGAAAGTCGGAGTGAATTTGACAGCATCCAATGTGAAGGACCGCAGTGCACCGATCGGTGACGGTGGCGGGATCGGTGGTGATTTGATCTACAATGCCCTCACAGGCAACCCGACTTGGCCTATCAAAAACCCAGACGGTACCTACTACCAGTTTTCTACCACGGAGCGAAATCCCGTAGCGATGCTCGATCTCTACGATGACCGTACCAAAACGGATAGAATCTTGGGTAACACGACCGCTGACCTCAAGATCATCGATGGACTGCATTTTCACCTCAACCTCGGAGCGGACAAGAGTACATCGGTGCGAGCGATCAATTTCGACAAGGAGTTGCTATTCATGCCCAATGGCTATGGAGAGATCGCCTATACCGAGTCTGTCAACTACTTGATGGAAGACTACCTACAGTATGACAAGTCTTTTGGTGAGAGTGATTTTAGCATCATGGCAGGGTACTCCTACCAGTATTTTGAGACATCCTGGCACAGTATGGTCGCCCAGGGATTTGGTACATCCAATATCCTGCCGACAGACAACATCGGCGCGACGAGTTCGGATATCCCAGACGACGTGTTCTCGGGGGGCAAAATCAACGAACTACAGTCGGTCTACGGTAGGGTCAACTACAGCTACCAAGACAAGTACCTCGTGACTGCCTCCCTCAGAATGGACGGCTCGTCACGGTTTGGGGCGAACAACCGCTACGGATATTTTCCTTCAGCTGCTTTGGGGTGGAGGATTTCCGAAGAGGCCTTTTTGCAAAACGTATCTGCGATCAATAATTTGAAATTGAGAGTAGGATATGGCGAGACAGGAAACCAAGAGATCCCAGACTACATCCAGGAGCAAGTATACGCCAAGGATGGAGCCAACGGAGGGGTCCAACTTGTGCAGGTGCAAAACAAAGATATCCAGTGGGAGTCCACCAAACAAATCAATGTGGGGTTGGACTTTGGCTTGTGGGATGATCGTATCGCTGGTACGGCCAACTACTTCCACCGTAGCACGACAAACCTCCTGTATTATAGACCACTTGCAGCGCCTTCGATTGTGCCCTATGGATGGCAAAACCTGGACGCGACACTCATCAACAAAGGGTTCGAATTTTCTTTGACCGTCAACTGGCTCAATAGCTCGGACTGGTCATGGTCTACCACGGGGAACTTCACGATGATCGACAATGTAATGGAAGATTTTGAATCAGCGGGGATACTTACTGGCCAACTCAATGGTCCAGGGTTGACCTCTGTACCGACACAAGTACTCGAGGAGGGCTATGCGTCGCAGACTTTCAAACTGAGAGAATTTGAAGGATATGATGCCAACGGCATCTCGGTGTTCAAGGACAATGGAGAGCTATCCTATGTCGGCAATCCATACTCCAACTTTGATTTCAGTATCAGCAATATCATCAAGTACAAAGCCTTCGACTTTAGCTTCTTCATCGATGCGAAACAAGGAAACTTGGTATACAACAACACCGCCAATGCGCTGTTCAATAAGGTGGCTTTGGCTCAAGCCAAAAACATCACTTATGATGAACTCAATGCACCACGAAGCTTGTCAGATGGAGTTGTCGCTTCGGACAAATACTTGGAAGATGCTTCGTTTGTCCGCTTGTCCAACATGACGCTAGGGTGGAATATCCCGAGCAAAAACGTCAGTTGGTTGAACAGCCCGAGAGTCTATGTGACCGGACAAAACCTCTTCGTTCTCACCGACTATACTGGGTATGATCCAGAGGTCAATACCAACAAGGCCATCAACGGTATCCCGTCGGCCGGTATCGACTATACCTCCTATCCGAGACCGAGGATTTACCTCATAGGGTTTAATGTTAACTTCTAA
- a CDS encoding RagB/SusD family nutrient uptake outer membrane protein, which produces MIRISKKIAVVTLSLGSLFACTDLDPKIKEFTTGEEYLQESAEALQEDFSLIDNFVEPIYSSLYQWNGERNIYALTEASSDEMVTPTRGTDWYDNGIWVAMHEHKWTPEISIIANGWNDISSGVARCYEVYINLTNMSAEDPNFRADLEPYLAEVRVMRAYYMWQYIDMFGVLPFLDDNLNPDVLNRQDGTAFIIEELEEAIPMMKKKSELPYGRACKQTAQALLAKVYLNRFIYEDRAATADDMDQVIAHCDAVINTGEYSLGSDYFSMFDSDNESSPETLLTLQNSGEVGRGFDSQAHTFMTLHYTQSVNNGQPWNGMCVPPTFFYKWDTDGNPNNGVQTTDSRFQDDRYFDETGLHLGFLFGQQVDRDGANLEDRVGNPLVFTPEIDAITAAGEAQGVRVVKWAPDETAAIPQWMNNDVALIRYADVILMKGEALWRKGDDAGAMTLINQVKTARGAANITSIAASGQEILDERGFEFYWEGHRRTDLIRFDVFTKGTWWAKEVSDEYRKIYPIPVTALSANENLVQNPGY; this is translated from the coding sequence ATGATAAGAATAAGCAAAAAAATAGCAGTTGTAACGCTCTCCCTCGGAAGTCTATTCGCGTGTACCGATTTGGACCCCAAGATCAAGGAGTTTACAACGGGTGAAGAGTACTTGCAAGAGTCTGCGGAGGCTTTGCAAGAGGACTTTTCGTTGATAGATAACTTTGTAGAACCCATCTATTCGTCACTCTATCAGTGGAATGGTGAGCGGAATATCTACGCACTCACCGAAGCATCCAGCGACGAGATGGTCACTCCTACACGAGGGACAGATTGGTATGATAACGGCATCTGGGTAGCCATGCATGAGCACAAGTGGACTCCAGAGATTTCAATCATAGCCAACGGGTGGAACGACATCTCCTCTGGCGTAGCTAGATGCTATGAGGTATACATCAACCTCACCAATATGTCCGCGGAGGATCCCAATTTTCGAGCAGATCTGGAGCCTTACCTGGCCGAAGTACGCGTGATGCGTGCCTACTACATGTGGCAGTACATTGACATGTTTGGCGTGTTGCCATTTTTGGATGACAACCTCAATCCTGACGTGCTCAATCGTCAAGACGGGACGGCGTTTATCATCGAAGAGCTCGAAGAAGCCATACCGATGATGAAGAAGAAAAGTGAGCTACCGTATGGAAGAGCATGCAAGCAAACGGCTCAGGCTTTGTTGGCGAAAGTGTACCTCAACCGCTTCATCTACGAAGACAGAGCGGCCACAGCTGACGACATGGATCAGGTGATTGCGCACTGTGATGCCGTGATCAATACAGGCGAGTACAGCCTCGGGTCAGATTACTTCAGCATGTTTGATAGTGACAATGAGAGCAGTCCAGAGACCCTACTGACGCTTCAAAACAGCGGAGAAGTAGGTCGAGGTTTTGACTCACAAGCGCACACTTTCATGACGCTTCACTATACGCAGTCTGTCAACAACGGCCAACCATGGAACGGGATGTGCGTACCTCCGACGTTCTTTTACAAATGGGACACCGATGGCAATCCAAACAACGGGGTGCAGACCACGGATTCTCGTTTTCAGGACGATCGCTATTTCGACGAGACAGGTCTTCACTTGGGCTTTTTGTTTGGCCAGCAGGTCGATCGTGACGGAGCGAATCTAGAGGATAGAGTGGGCAACCCACTCGTGTTTACCCCAGAGATTGATGCCATCACAGCTGCAGGAGAGGCACAGGGTGTACGGGTGGTCAAGTGGGCACCCGATGAGACAGCGGCGATCCCACAGTGGATGAACAATGACGTGGCATTGATTCGATATGCCGATGTGATCCTGATGAAGGGCGAGGCACTTTGGAGAAAAGGTGACGATGCAGGTGCAATGACCCTCATCAACCAAGTGAAAACAGCTAGAGGAGCGGCCAATATCACGTCGATCGCGGCGAGTGGCCAAGAGATCTTGGATGAGAGAGGGTTTGAGTTCTATTGGGAAGGACACAGACGTACGGATTTGATTCGCTTTGACGTGTTCACCAAAGGGACTTGGTGGGCCAAAGAAGTAAGCGATGAGTACCGCAAGATCTATCCTATCCCAGTGACGGCTCTATCGGCCAATGAAAATTTAGTTCAAAACCCAGGATACTAA